A genomic segment from Bacteroidia bacterium encodes:
- a CDS encoding polysaccharide deacetylase family protein, with product MNPDPILIYTPALTPRLKYIFHFIFRDVLSMPIRFTTESHEFVLFTGPKFSYAPQPLGDELFFQSRNILTENGINEQNITVTEWEGLKIFFSTGKASALPFDPFAASFYLVSRYEEYLPYLRDLYDRFETKESLAFQNGFIRQPVVDRYAGKIRDTLTARFPTLHFPDRKYSYISTIDIDNAFAYKEKGTIRILGGFAKALWQLQFGEIGERIKVFLGIRRDPYDTYDLQLELQRTFGMECIYFFLLADYGVNDKNVPVQSRKLQSLIKQLADHARVGIHPSFAASSDKQKLKTEVSRLAAILNTEVTLSRQHFLRLNFPQTYRNLLEMDILEDHTMGFAHEIGFRAGTCTAFNFYDLDLEIETRLRIHPFAVMDATLKYYMKVPPEKAMDHIREVVHEIKKVNGTFISLWHNESLSENKIWAGWRQVYEQMVKEASV from the coding sequence ATGAACCCGGATCCCATCCTGATCTACACCCCTGCGCTTACGCCCCGCCTGAAATACATTTTCCATTTCATTTTCAGGGATGTGCTCTCCATGCCTATCCGATTCACTACTGAATCACACGAGTTTGTACTATTCACCGGCCCGAAATTCTCTTACGCACCGCAACCCTTAGGCGATGAACTGTTCTTTCAAAGCAGAAATATTCTTACCGAGAACGGCATCAATGAACAGAATATTACTGTGACGGAATGGGAAGGCCTGAAGATCTTTTTCAGCACGGGCAAGGCCAGCGCACTCCCCTTTGATCCGTTTGCGGCCTCCTTTTACCTGGTGAGCCGTTACGAAGAATATCTCCCTTACCTCCGCGACCTCTATGATCGCTTTGAAACAAAAGAATCGCTGGCCTTTCAGAACGGTTTTATCCGGCAGCCGGTCGTGGACCGTTATGCCGGAAAAATACGCGATACCCTTACGGCCCGTTTTCCCACCCTCCACTTTCCCGATAGAAAATATAGCTACATCTCCACAATTGATATAGACAATGCTTTCGCCTACAAGGAAAAAGGAACCATTCGCATTCTCGGAGGATTCGCCAAAGCATTGTGGCAACTTCAATTTGGCGAGATCGGCGAACGAATCAAGGTCTTCCTCGGCATCCGGCGCGACCCGTACGACACCTACGACCTGCAACTGGAACTGCAGCGGACATTCGGAATGGAGTGCATCTATTTTTTCCTGCTGGCAGATTATGGTGTCAACGACAAAAATGTTCCGGTGCAGAGCCGGAAATTACAATCGCTGATCAAACAACTGGCCGACCATGCCCGCGTGGGTATTCATCCTTCATTTGCCGCAAGTTCCGACAAGCAGAAACTGAAAACAGAAGTGTCGAGGCTTGCGGCCATCCTGAATACCGAGGTTACGCTCAGCCGCCAGCATTTTCTGCGGCTGAACTTCCCGCAGACATACCGGAACCTGCTGGAGATGGATATCCTGGAAGATCATACGATGGGATTCGCACATGAGATCGGTTTCCGTGCGGGCACCTGCACGGCATTTAATTTTTACGACCTTGATCTGGAGATAGAAACCCGTTTAAGAATACATCCCTTCGCCGTAATGGATGCCACGCTGAAATATTACATGAAAGTTCCCCCTGAAAAAGCCATGGATCATATCCGGGAAGTAGTTCATGAGATTAAAAAAGTGAACGGAACCTTCATCAGTCTGTGGCACAACGAGAGCTTAAGCGAAAATAAGATATGGGCGGGATGGCGGCAGGTGTACGAGCAAATGGTAAAAGAAGCCAGTGTATGA
- the wecB gene encoding UDP-N-acetylglucosamine 2-epimerase (non-hydrolyzing): MLTILTVIGARPQIIKAAALSRAIRGKFSGKIREIIVHTGQHYDSNMSQVFFEELSIPAPDYNLNTGSGDHGAQTAKMIEGIEALLLKEKPGAIVLYGDTNSTLAGAVAASKLHIPVVHIEAGLRSFNKTMPEEVNRILCDHVSTLLFSPTRAGYNNLLREGFKKTHKGKASADRPNVYHCGDVMYDNSLYAARIAEQHSPILKNLHLESGKFLLGTIHRNNNTDDPARLNAIFQALLSLTALSGQTMVLPLHPRTEKMMDMVMDSALREKVRNSALLRILPPASFFDMVCLEKNCSMVVTDSGGVQKEAYFFRKPCLILRSETEWVELVKCGAACITDASTSKIIAGYKHFSKKQKLRFPPLFGNGRAAEFICREMIRHLA; the protein is encoded by the coding sequence ATGCTCACCATTCTTACCGTTATCGGTGCCAGGCCGCAGATTATTAAGGCTGCTGCGTTAAGCCGTGCCATCCGTGGAAAATTTTCCGGAAAAATCCGGGAGATCATTGTTCACACCGGCCAGCATTACGACTCCAACATGTCGCAGGTATTTTTTGAGGAGCTCAGCATTCCGGCTCCAGACTACAACCTGAACACGGGTTCCGGTGATCATGGCGCCCAGACGGCGAAAATGATTGAAGGTATTGAAGCACTCCTCCTGAAAGAAAAACCCGGGGCCATTGTACTGTACGGAGACACGAATTCCACCCTTGCCGGTGCAGTGGCGGCATCCAAGCTGCACATCCCTGTTGTTCACATCGAAGCCGGCCTGCGTTCATTCAACAAAACCATGCCCGAAGAAGTGAACAGGATTCTGTGTGACCATGTTTCCACGCTTTTATTTTCTCCCACCAGGGCAGGATACAATAATTTGCTTCGTGAAGGGTTTAAGAAGACACACAAGGGCAAAGCCAGCGCCGACCGTCCCAACGTGTATCATTGCGGAGATGTGATGTACGATAATTCCCTTTATGCCGCCCGCATCGCGGAGCAACATTCCCCTATCCTGAAAAATCTTCATCTTGAATCGGGCAAATTCCTGTTGGGCACCATTCACCGGAATAATAACACCGACGATCCTGCAAGGCTAAACGCCATCTTTCAGGCCCTGCTCTCCCTCACCGCCCTTTCCGGACAAACCATGGTACTTCCCCTGCATCCCCGGACAGAAAAAATGATGGATATGGTAATGGATTCCGCTCTCCGGGAAAAAGTCAGAAACAGCGCCCTTCTCCGTATCCTTCCACCCGCCTCCTTCTTTGACATGGTATGTCTTGAAAAAAACTGCTCCATGGTGGTTACAGATTCCGGGGGCGTACAGAAGGAAGCCTATTTTTTCCGTAAGCCCTGCCTGATCCTGCGTTCTGAAACAGAATGGGTGGAACTAGTAAAATGCGGAGCGGCCTGTATCACAGATGCTTCAACGTCAAAAATCATCGCAGGATACAAACACTTTTCCAAAAAGCAGAAACTCCGCTTCCCACCTCTTTTTGGCAACGGAAGAGCGGCAGAATTTATTTGCCGTGAAATGATCCGACACCTGGCCTGA
- a CDS encoding 30S ribosomal protein S20 yields MANHKSSIKRTRSNDAKRVRNRYQAKTARTAIKSIRSAKTKAEAGKDLSKVVSMLDKLAKKNVIHRNKAANLKSSLTRHVSKLK; encoded by the coding sequence ATGGCGAATCACAAATCCTCAATTAAGAGAACCCGTTCCAACGATGCAAAACGAGTACGTAACCGTTACCAGGCCAAGACAGCGCGAACAGCAATTAAGAGCATTCGTTCTGCGAAAACAAAGGCTGAAGCCGGCAAAGATCTGAGCAAGGTGGTAAGCATGCTGGACAAGCTGGCAAAGAAAAATGTGATCCACAGAAATAAGGCAGCCAATCTGAAATCAAGCCTGACACGTCACGTAAGTAAACTGAAATAA
- the radC gene encoding DNA repair protein RadC — protein MFTTEEKLTIKCWAEDDRPREKMMNLGKHALTDAELLALLLGSGSKEESAVDLARRILAACGNNLHQLARYGLPELTRFKGIGEAKGIVILAAMELGRRKDQSPEIKKEKISCSRDLFEHIRSRMSDLPHEEFRVIYLNRGNLIVKEDLISKGGISGTVVDARLVFRSALDCLASSIVLCHNHPSGNLRPSDADLTLTKKLKEAGKMLEVQVLDHLILAGNSYFSFADEGLL, from the coding sequence ATGTTTACGACTGAAGAAAAGCTCACCATTAAATGCTGGGCTGAGGACGACCGTCCGCGTGAAAAAATGATGAACCTCGGCAAACATGCCCTTACCGACGCTGAACTTCTGGCGCTGTTGCTGGGAAGCGGCTCGAAGGAGGAGAGTGCGGTGGATCTGGCGAGAAGAATACTGGCCGCCTGCGGAAACAATCTGCACCAGCTTGCCCGCTACGGGCTCCCGGAACTTACCCGGTTTAAGGGGATTGGCGAAGCCAAAGGAATTGTGATACTGGCGGCAATGGAACTGGGCCGGAGAAAAGATCAGTCGCCGGAGATCAAGAAAGAAAAGATTTCCTGCAGCAGGGATCTCTTTGAGCACATACGTTCCCGTATGTCTGATCTTCCCCATGAAGAATTCCGCGTTATCTATCTGAACCGTGGCAACCTTATTGTAAAAGAGGACCTGATCAGCAAGGGGGGGATTTCCGGGACGGTGGTAGATGCCCGGCTGGTATTTCGCTCCGCGCTGGATTGCCTGGCTTCCTCCATTGTTCTCTGCCATAACCACCCTTCCGGCAACCTGAGACCCAGCGATGCGGACCTCACGCTCACCAAAAAGCTGAAGGAAGCCGGCAAGATGCTGGAAGTGCAGGTACTCGATCACCTCATATTGGCTGGAAACAGCTATTTTAGCTTTGCGGATGAAGGATTGCTATAG